The Halotia branconii CENA392 region AGTAGTTTAGCTGTTTTTGCAGTACCTCTGTTTGCAACCATTTTCGTTGCCAAACAGCAAAATCAGCATACTGAATTGGTAATACAGGTAACTCTGGAGACGAATTATGACAGATAGCTGAGTAAATGGTTGCTAACTCTCGCATTAACAAGTCCATTGACCAACCATCAATAATGATGTGGTGTATTGTTATTAACAATATATTTTCTATATCTGTGAGTTTCAGCACAGAAACTCGAATTAAAGGAGAATTAGCGAGGTCAAAGGGTTTGGTCGTTTCTTCTATAGCTAATTGCTGAGTTGCGATCGCTCTTTCACCCTCTGGTAAATCTGTTAAATCTAATACTAATATATTTAAAGTTAAGTTGTCAGCAATTACCTGAACTGGCTGGTCGTTGATGGTGCGGAAGTTGGTGCGTAAAGCTTCGTGGCGAGTGATAATTTGGTTGAGGCTTTGTTCTAGTGCGGTAATGTTTAACTGACCGTGAAGTTTTAGAGCTAGTTGTTCGTTATAAAAGGGGTTATCTGGTTCTAATTGGTTCAATAACCACAGTCTTTCTTGAGCAAAAGATAGAGGTAAGTTTTGAGTGCGATCGCATTTAATTAAAGGTGAATCTGTGTGAGTACTAATTTTATTTTTATTGTGTAGTAGTAAAATAAGTTCTGCTTTATTTTTAGCCAGTAAATCACGAGTTTCTGCTGTTAAAATTCCCTTAGGAGCATTAACACGTAACTGCTCACCATCAACCCACAACTTTACACCTTGCTTATTTAGATCGGCTACCAATTGCTCAATATTCACAGAAACATTACCTCCAACTCTTCACCTAACTTCTGCTTTACCTGTTCATTAAGGAATAAAAAAATAATTAAAAACGAACCACAAAGACACAAAGAACACGAAGTAAAAAATGCTTTAAAGAGTTATTGCATAAGTCATAATAATTTCAATAAATACAGTAGACTTAAACTGTCCGTAAAAATATTTTCTGTGTTATTTATTATTTTCTTCTTTGTGTACTTTGCGGTTCGTCATAATAATTTTTTGTTCACGACTTATCAGAAATTGCTTTCAATCATTCATCTTATGGGGTGGCCATCTTATCCACCCCAAATCTTAGTCAATTTCCTTCTCTAAATTGCAATTTCTTCTCTCTCAATCGCACTCGAATCAGTATCGAATTTTATTTGTTTCTCCAGCCTCAACGCTATTTCAGCTATTGTAGGAGAATCAAACAGATTTGCCACAGCTAATTGAATATCAAAAGCATTCCGCAATCGAGACATTACTTGAACAGCTATTAATGAATCTCCTCCTAGTTCAAAAAAGTTATCATAAATTCCTACCTGTTTTAGCCCTAACAATTCTTGCCAAATCTCCGCAATTTTATCTTCAATCTCATTACGGGGAGCTATATATGAGTTAGATAAATTAGGTCTTGAGTGGAATGTAGATAAACTGGCTTGCAGCTGTGATAAACTCTGTGATTTTTTTTCAAAGTTATTGCTAAATGCTGTTTGCACAGCAGCTTGAGCCATAATAATTTGATGTTCAAAAGCTTCACTTTGAGGAAAAGCAGCAACTTCAATAAAGCCTTGATATTGTAATGCTTCAAACCATTGTTCTTCAGTGATAAAAGGCTGACCAAGGCTGCGTCTTTTATCATCTAAAGGTTTCAGCAATAAACCCCAACTCATATCAAAATCTATCTTCGGCTGAGTTACTTCCCACAGTAAAAGGAAACCGCCAGGAGCTAATAAAGAGCGTACATGATGGAGAGTTTTATCGATGTTTTGAGTTGCGTGTAAAACATTAGAAGCTATGACTACATCAAAGCTATACTTCTCAAAACCTTGCTCAGTAGGCGACTTATCTATGTCTAGTAATTGGTAGTCAATAAATGGATATTCTTGAAACTTTTGTTGTGCTTGAGTTAAGAAACCGCTACCAATATCTGTAAAAGTATAGCTGGTTTGTTGCGCGGGTAACACTGGTAATATTGCTTGGGTAGACATACCAGTACCCCCGCCGATTTCCAAAACTCTTATGTGAACTGATGGCGGTAATAACTTAACCATCTGTTCTAAACTAAAACGCAAAATAGAGTTGTAATAAGCAACCAAAGGCGATTCTAAATGCGAACCGTTTTGCTTATCTTGGTAAACCAATTCATCAAAAAATTCTAATGGTTCTTGTTTACCAACAACAACAGCAGCTAAATTGTCACCGCAGCGTTGTACTAAATCTAAATCTATAGGAGTTGTAGCAGCAAATCTTTCTTTAACTTCTGCTAAATGTTCATCGATAAAATCTGGCGAACATGGTACAAATTCAGTAAATAATTGATGCTGTTGCTGTAGTTGTCCTTGTTCTACTAATATTTGCAACCATCTAAAAAACAATTGTTGATAGTGGGGTATAATTTGACATTCCGTTATCAAATCTTCTCCAGAATATCTTTTTTTGCGATTACTAAAAGCCCCTAATTGTTGGAAGGTAATATTAATATAGGCTGTACATAAACTATCTAAATACTGTTTGTTTTCCTGATATGTGACTTCATTGAGTTTTACATTTTGAGCATTGGCTTGTTTTTCACCTGCTTTTATCAGCGATGTCCATAATTTTGCTGTTGGAGGTACAATTTGCAACTCTCCCCAAGCTGTCTTTTGTGGTGGTTCAATCCAATAACGTTGGCGTTCAAAGGGATAAGTTGGTAAGGGAATCCGATAATATTCATTCTGACTATAAAATCCCAACCAATCTATCTTGACTCCAGCCAACCAAAGTTGACCTAATGTTGTAAATAAAATAGCCAAATCCGATTGTTTATCTTGCGGATGGCGTAGCGAATTTAAAATTGTTTGTGTTGCGGCTTTGTCTGGATGTCTTTTAGCTAATGTCGTGAGTGTGTGTCCTGGCCCTACTTCTAATAAGACTTGCTCAGGTGTTGCTAATAATTTCTCGATACCTTGAGCAAACAACACTGTAGAACGCAGATGTTGCGCGTAGTAGTCGGGGTTTGTGGCTTGGCTAACTGTAATCCAAGTACCTGTAAGGTTGGAAATATAAGGAAGTTTTGGAGGATTTAAAGTAACTTTTTTGACTCGCTCTGCAAATGCCTCTAAGATTGGTTCCATCATCTGAGAATGGAAAGCATGGGAAGTATGCAGACGGCGACATTCAACACTTTGATTAGCAAGCTGATGTTGTAGTGTATCTATTGCTGTTATAGAACCAGAAACTACACATTGCGATCGCTGATTAATCGCAGCTACAGAAAGCTCTGAGCCTAATAAGGATTTTACCTTTTCTGGGGGCAAAGGAACAGAAAGCATTGCGCCAGTGGGAAGTTGCTGCATCATCTGTCCGCGTGCTGCTACCAAAGATAAAGCATCTTCTAGGGAAAAAACTCCGGCGAGGGTTGCGGCAACATATTCGCCAATACTATGACCGATCGCAGCTTGTGGTTCCACTCCCCAAGACTGCCATAATTTAGCTAGGGCATATTCAATGACAAAAATTGCGCTTTGAGCAATGCTTGTTTGTTGAAGTTGCTGTGATGCTTCAGTAATTTTGTCATCACTAGGGTAAAGAATATGGCGTAAATCTAACCCTAGTAGGGGTTTGAGAATTTCTGAGCAATAATCAACTTGTTCTTGAAATACTATCTCTGTTTGATAAATTTCCCGCGCCATGTTGACGTACTGAGAACCTTGACCGGGAAACATAAAGACTACAGACCGTTCTGTAATCTCTGTATAGTTAGTAACAACTTGTTTTGACTCTAAATTGCTCAGAGATTGAACAGCATCGTCTAAATTTTGGCAAATCAACATCCGCCGATGATTAAAACCCCGACGACCGCTATTAAGTGTATAAGCTAAATCACCTAAATTAACTTCTGGATGCTCTTTTAAATGCGTGATTAAATTATCTGTCGCCTTCTCCAACGCACTAGCAGTTTTAGCCGACAAACACAATAGAAAATGTTGACTGTTGAGTGTTGACCCTTCGACTTCGCTCAGGGTCAAGGCTGAGCGGAGTCGAAGCCTTGACTTTTGACTTTTGACTTGTTTGGCTTCTTCCAAAATCACATGAGCATTCGTCCCCCCCATCCCAAAGGAACTAACACCAGCACGGCGAGGAGTGTTATTTGTTTTCCATTCGGTCAGAGTTGTATTGACATAGAAAGGACTGTTAGCAAAATCGATTTTGGGGTTAGGTGTTTGGAAGTGCAAACTAGGAGGCAGCGTTTTATTTTGCAATGCTAATGCTGTCTTTATTAAACCTGCAACACCTGCTGCTGTATCTAAATGTCCCAAGTTGGTTTTTAGCGAACCAATAGCGCAGAAACCTTTTTTATCGGTAGTTTCTCTAAAAGCTTGAGTTAAAGCGGCAATTTCGATGGGGTCGCCTAATGGTGTAGCTGTACCATGAGCTTCAATGTAGGTAATTGTTTCGGCATCTACACCAGCTACAGCTTGCGCTTCACCAATGACTGCGGCTTGACCACTGACACTAGGCGCAGTGTAACCCACCTTTGTTGCACCATCGTTATTGATAGCCGAGCCTTTAATGATTGCATAGATATGGTCGCGATCGCTTATTGCATCCTGTAATCTTTTTAATACCACAATTCCTGCACCACTACCGCCAATAGTTCCCTGTGCTTGAGCATCAAAAGCACGGCAATGTCCATCAGGAGAAAGTATCATTTCCTCTTGATATAAATAGCCTTTGTTTTGGGGAATGTTGAGGGTAACTCCTCCAGCTAAAGCCATGTCACATTCACCATTGAGAAGACTTTGACAAGCTTGGTGAACGGCAACTAAAGAAGTAGAACAAGCTGTTTGTACATTTATTGCTGGGCCTGTCAAGCCAAGTTTATATGCAACTCTGGTGGGTAAAAAATCTTTATCGCTGGAAATTCCTAATTGCAGAGGATCAAATGTTTCTGATAATTGATGATGAGGATAAATATTATTGAGTAAATATCTATTCATCCCCACACCACCATAAACCCCGATTAAACCGTTATAGATTTGTGGGTCATAACCAGCCTTTTCTACAGCTTCCCAAGCCAACTCTAAAAATAAGCGTTGTTGTGGATCTATTAACTCAGCTTCTTTAGCACTATACCCAAAGAAATTAGCATCAAATAATTCAATATCTTCTAGAGCCGCACTAGCTTTTACATAATGAGGATTATTTACTAAATCCGGTACAACACCAGCATTAATTAATTCCTCATCTGTCAACTGAGATATAGACTCTACACCATCACAAAGATTCTGCCAAAATTGGGCAATATCTTTTGCTCCTGGAAATCTCCCAGCCATAGAGATAATTGCAATTTCCGAATTATTAAATTCATTATTATTTAAATTTAAGTTCATTTTTACCTTTTTCTCTGAGAGCGATATTGTTGTCTTGACTGTAATCTTTGATTTTTTAATGGTTTTAATTCGCTATAAGCTTGTGTGCGGTTATGATTTTGTTTGGTTGTTTCTTCTTGGTTAATTTTATTAATCAAATGTTGGCTGAAACTATGGATAGTTGGGTAATTAAACATATCAACTATGGATAGTTCTACCCCAAATTTTTCTTGCAAATGCTGATTAATGCGTACTAGTAATAAAGAATGCCCCCCTAGTTCAAAGAAATTATGGTAAATTCCTACCTTTTCTATTGCTAAAGCTTGTTGCCAAATGCCAGCAATGATATTTTCTATCTCTGTATTTGGCATGACATAATCTGATAATTCTTGATGTAAATCTGGCTTGGGTAAAGCGTGACGGTCTACTTTACCGTTAGGTGTCAAAGGTAAAGATTCAAGAATCACAAAAGCACTTGGTAACATATACCCAGGCAATTTATCAGCCAAAAATTGACGTAGTTCACCTGTTGTAAGTGTCACGTTTTTTTGTGTCCCTACATAGGCGATTAAACGCTTACTTCGACTCCTTTCGACTTCGCTCAAGGCAAGCCGCTCAGTACAAGTATTTCCCCCAGTTTCTTCACGAGGAATAACACAACATATCTGCACATCATTATGTTGGCTGAGTGCTGCTTCAATTTCGCCCAATTCGATGCGGAATCCGCGTATTTTTACTTGATGATCGATACGTCCTAAATATTCAATTGTGCCATCTGGTAAATAACGTGCTAAATCCCCAGTTTTATACAATTTTGGACTATTAAACGTGGCTTTGCTTATTGGGATAGTTTTTGTCTCACGCAGAGGCGCAGAGACGCAGAGATTATGAGTTTGAGAAATCAAATTTTTAATTTTTATCCCTTCATTCAGCAACGCCTGAAACGGGTTGGAGATAAATTTCTCTTGTGTCAACTCTGGACGGTTGAGGTAGCCTCGCGCTAAACCTACACCATCAATGTGTAATTCTCCTGGTACACCCACGGGTACGGGTTGTAAATACTCGTCTAAAATGTAGATTTGTGTATTAGCGATCGCTTTTCCAATAGTGATTTTCTCATCTTCATAGGTGCATTGTGCGATCGTTGCACAGACAGAAGCTTCCGTTGGGCCGTAGGCATTAAAGAAATTTCTACCAACAGACCATTGCTTGATTAATTCAGGCGAACAAGCTTCTCCAGCGACAATAATTGTTTGCAATGTTGGCAATTCGTCACTCGGCATAACTGCTAACGCCGATGGTGGTAAGGTGACATGGGTAATATCATGTTTGCGTAATTGCTTAACTAATGGCTTTCCTGGGAGTAGAGAATCTTTTGTTCCTAAATACAGTGTTCCGCCTGAACCCAAAGCCATGATGATTTCCCAAATCGAAGCATCAAAACTGAAGGAAGCAAACTGGAGAACGCGACTATCAGAAGTTAAGCCAAAAGTTTGTATCTGAGCTTGAGCTAGGTTGCATAATCCTTTATGCTCCACCATCACACCTTTCGGTCTACCTGTTGAACCGGAAGTGTAAATCAAGTTAGCTAAATTAAAGGCTCTAACTTCACTAGTTGGGTTATCTTGATTGTTTTGGGCAATTTTATCCCATACATCATCTAAACAAACCTTGTTTGCTTGATAATCAGGAAGTCTCTCAAGCAGCCATTGTTGAGTTAGCAGCACCGAAACTTGAGCATCTTCTAACATAAAGCGCAAACGCTCTTGAGGATAATCTGGGTCAAGTGGTAGGTATGCTCCTCCTGCTTTGAGAATCCCCAAAAGTCCTATGACCATTTCTAATGAACGTTCTACACAAATACCTACTAGCACATCTGGCTTCACACCCAATGAGCGCAAGTAATGAGCTAACCCATTAGCGCGATAATTTAATTGGTGATAAGTTAGTTGTTGATTTTCAAATACTACAGCTACAGCATTAGGAATACGCTGAACCTGCTCCTCAAACAATTGATGAACGCACTTATCTAATGGATAATCTGCTTGAGTATCATTCCATTCAACCAATAGTTGATGTTGTTCAACTGCTGTCAGCATTGGTAATTGGGAAATCTGCGCCTCTGAATTAGCAACAATACCTTCCAGCAAAGTCACAAAATGACCAGTCATGCGCTCAATAGTGGACGCATCAAACAAATCAGTATTGTATTCCCACACACCCAGCAAGCCTTGAGTCGTGTTTTCCATCGACAAAGCTAAATCAACCTTGGCTGTTTTAGTTTCTACTGGTAATGTACTAACAGTTAACCCAGCAAGCTCTAATTCTTGTAGAGGCGCATTTTGCAGCATAAACACTACTTGGAACAGTGGTGTATGTCCCAAATCCCTTTCCGGCTGTAATGCTTCCACCAGCATTTCAAACGGCAAATTCTGATGAGTGTATGCTTCCATTGCTGTTTCTCGCACGCGAGTCAGCAACTCATTAAAACTAGGATTACCTGCTAAATTACTCCGCATGACTAAGGTATTGACAAAAAAGCCAATTAACCCTTCTAGTTCGGAGCGATCGCGGTTTGCAATTGGTGTCCCGACTAAAATATCTGACTGTCCTGTATAGCGGTAGAGTAAGGTATCATAAGCTGCCAACAGCATCATAAACAGAGTACAACCTTGCTCTTGGCTCAGTTTCAGCAATTTATCGGTTAACGCAACTGACAGTGTAAACTCATGATGTGCGCCAACAAACGTCTGTACTGCTGGTCTTGGTCTATCTGTAGGTAATGCTAATAAAGCAGGTGCATCCTTTAACTGTTGTTCCCAATACGAAAGTTGATTTTGCAGTACATTCCCTTGCAACCAGTTTCTTTGCCAAATCGCAAAATCTGCATACTGAATTGGTAATGGTGCTAAAGGTGACGGTTTATTTTGAGTATAAGCATTATAAAGTGCTGCCAACTCCTGGATAAACACACCCATTGACCAACCATCACTGACAGCGTGGTGCATACACACCAACAATATGTGTTCTGTTTGGGAAAGCACCACCAACGT contains the following coding sequences:
- a CDS encoding beta-ketoacyl synthase N-terminal-like domain-containing protein; this encodes MNLNLNNNEFNNSEIAIISMAGRFPGAKDIAQFWQNLCDGVESISQLTDEELINAGVVPDLVNNPHYVKASAALEDIELFDANFFGYSAKEAELIDPQQRLFLELAWEAVEKAGYDPQIYNGLIGVYGGVGMNRYLLNNIYPHHQLSETFDPLQLGISSDKDFLPTRVAYKLGLTGPAINVQTACSTSLVAVHQACQSLLNGECDMALAGGVTLNIPQNKGYLYQEEMILSPDGHCRAFDAQAQGTIGGSGAGIVVLKRLQDAISDRDHIYAIIKGSAINNDGATKVGYTAPSVSGQAAVIGEAQAVAGVDAETITYIEAHGTATPLGDPIEIAALTQAFRETTDKKGFCAIGSLKTNLGHLDTAAGVAGLIKTALALQNKTLPPSLHFQTPNPKIDFANSPFYVNTTLTEWKTNNTPRRAGVSSFGMGGTNAHVILEEAKQVKSQKSRLRLRSALTLSEVEGSTLNSQHFLLCLSAKTASALEKATDNLITHLKEHPEVNLGDLAYTLNSGRRGFNHRRMLICQNLDDAVQSLSNLESKQVVTNYTEITERSVVFMFPGQGSQYVNMAREIYQTEIVFQEQVDYCSEILKPLLGLDLRHILYPSDDKITEASQQLQQTSIAQSAIFVIEYALAKLWQSWGVEPQAAIGHSIGEYVAATLAGVFSLEDALSLVAARGQMMQQLPTGAMLSVPLPPEKVKSLLGSELSVAAINQRSQCVVSGSITAIDTLQHQLANQSVECRRLHTSHAFHSQMMEPILEAFAERVKKVTLNPPKLPYISNLTGTWITVSQATNPDYYAQHLRSTVLFAQGIEKLLATPEQVLLEVGPGHTLTTLAKRHPDKAATQTILNSLRHPQDKQSDLAILFTTLGQLWLAGVKIDWLGFYSQNEYYRIPLPTYPFERQRYWIEPPQKTAWGELQIVPPTAKLWTSLIKAGEKQANAQNVKLNEVTYQENKQYLDSLCTAYINITFQQLGAFSNRKKRYSGEDLITECQIIPHYQQLFFRWLQILVEQGQLQQQHQLFTEFVPCSPDFIDEHLAEVKERFAATTPIDLDLVQRCGDNLAAVVVGKQEPLEFFDELVYQDKQNGSHLESPLVAYYNSILRFSLEQMVKLLPPSVHIRVLEIGGGTGMSTQAILPVLPAQQTSYTFTDIGSGFLTQAQQKFQEYPFIDYQLLDIDKSPTEQGFEKYSFDVVIASNVLHATQNIDKTLHHVRSLLAPGGFLLLWEVTQPKIDFDMSWGLLLKPLDDKRRSLGQPFITEEQWFEALQYQGFIEVAAFPQSEAFEHQIIMAQAAVQTAFSNNFEKKSQSLSQLQASLSTFHSRPNLSNSYIAPRNEIEDKIAEIWQELLGLKQVGIYDNFFELGGDSLIAVQVMSRLRNAFDIQLAVANLFDSPTIAEIALRLEKQIKFDTDSSAIEREEIAI